The Streptomyces sp. Je 1-332 genome has a window encoding:
- a CDS encoding ankyrin repeat domain-containing protein: protein MSEAPDPEVVELATKIFDLARQGDTAALAAYVDAGVPANLTNDSGDSLVMLAAYHGHAEAVRALLERGGDANRANDRGQTPLAGAVFKGEDAVIRALLDGGADPAAGTPSAVDTARMFAKTELLELFGAA from the coding sequence ATGAGTGAAGCCCCCGACCCGGAAGTCGTGGAGCTGGCGACCAAGATCTTCGATCTGGCGCGCCAGGGCGACACCGCGGCCCTCGCCGCGTATGTGGACGCAGGTGTTCCGGCCAATCTCACCAACGACAGCGGCGACTCGCTCGTGATGCTCGCCGCCTACCACGGTCACGCGGAAGCCGTCCGGGCCCTCCTGGAGCGGGGCGGTGACGCCAACCGTGCCAACGACCGGGGGCAGACACCGCTCGCCGGCGCCGTCTTCAAGGGCGAGGACGCCGTGATCCGGGCGCTGCTCGACGGCGGCGCTGATCCGGCCGCGGGCACGCCGTCGGCGGTGGACACCGCCCGGATGTTCGCCAAGACGGAGCTGCTCGAGCTGTTCGGGGCGGCCTGA
- the fxsA gene encoding FxsA family membrane protein yields MTTGVPPTRPARPRRSRVLRFLPLGIAAWLVLEIWLLTVVAGAAGGLTVFLLLVAGVVLGGMVIKHAGRRAFRELSEAVQQQQSGLAPHPSERGGGNALTMLGGLLIILPGLISDALGLLLLVPPIQKAVSRTAERTFERKVREATTRGGLGDAFQQARMHRPDGKVVQGEVIRDDERPPHGAQPDDPQLPPR; encoded by the coding sequence ATGACGACTGGCGTACCGCCCACCCGACCCGCCCGGCCCCGGCGCTCCCGCGTCCTGAGGTTCCTGCCGCTCGGCATCGCCGCGTGGCTGGTCCTTGAGATCTGGCTGCTCACCGTCGTGGCGGGCGCCGCGGGCGGACTCACGGTGTTCTTGCTGCTCGTGGCCGGTGTCGTGCTCGGTGGCATGGTCATCAAGCACGCCGGGCGCCGTGCCTTCCGCGAGCTGAGCGAGGCGGTGCAACAGCAGCAGAGCGGGCTCGCGCCGCATCCCTCCGAGCGGGGCGGTGGCAACGCCCTGACGATGCTGGGCGGCCTGCTGATCATCCTGCCGGGGCTGATCTCCGATGCCCTGGGGCTGCTCCTCCTTGTGCCGCCCATCCAGAAGGCCGTCAGCCGTACGGCGGAGAGGACGTTCGAGCGCAAGGTCCGCGAGGCCACCACGCGGGGTGGCCTCGGTGACGCCTTCCAGCAGGCGCGCATGCACCGCCCGGACGGCAAGGTCGTCCAGGGCGAGGTCATCAGGGACGACGAGCGTCCGCCCCACGGCGCGCAGCCGGACGACCCGCAGCTGCCCCCGCGCTGA
- a CDS encoding PLP-dependent aminotransferase family protein, which yields MAQWTSAMGATQLARLLASQQTRPAGPGTRRPPAYRALADGIRMLVLEGRVPVAARLPAERELAVALAVSRTTVAAAYEALRTEGFLESRRGAGSWTAVPAGNPLPARGLEPLPPEALGSMIDLGCAALPAPEPWLTRAVQGALEELPPYAHTHGDFPAGLPALRQMLAERYTARGIPTMPEQIMVTTGAMGAIDAICHLFAPRGERIAVESPSYANILQLMRETGARLVPVAMSEGLEGWDMDRWRQVLRDAAPRLAYVVADFHNPTGALASEDQRRKLVDAARSAGTVLVVDETMIELQLDDDLAMPRPVCGFDPAGSTVITVGSASKAFWAGMRIGWVRAAPDVIRSLVSARAYADMGTPVLEQLAVNWLLSTGGWESAVQVRRAQARENRDALVDAVRRELPGWEFAVPAGGLTLWARAGGLSGSRIAEVGERVGVRVPSGPRFGVDGAFEGYVRLPFTVGGAVAEEAAVRLAAAARLVETGAGTGVETPRAFVA from the coding sequence GTGGCTCAGTGGACTTCGGCGATGGGCGCCACACAGCTCGCCCGGCTGCTCGCCTCTCAGCAGACGCGCCCCGCGGGCCCCGGCACGCGCCGCCCGCCCGCCTACCGCGCCCTCGCCGACGGCATCCGCATGCTCGTCCTCGAAGGCCGCGTCCCGGTCGCCGCGCGGCTGCCCGCCGAGCGCGAGCTGGCCGTGGCGCTCGCCGTCAGCCGGACCACGGTCGCGGCCGCGTACGAGGCGCTGCGCACCGAAGGCTTCCTGGAGTCCCGCAGGGGTGCGGGCAGTTGGACCGCCGTCCCTGCGGGCAACCCCCTCCCCGCGCGCGGGCTCGAACCCCTTCCGCCCGAGGCGCTCGGCTCCATGATCGACCTGGGGTGCGCGGCCCTGCCCGCGCCGGAACCCTGGCTCACCCGCGCCGTGCAGGGCGCCCTGGAGGAACTCCCTCCGTACGCGCACACGCACGGCGACTTCCCTGCCGGGCTGCCCGCGCTGCGTCAGATGCTCGCCGAGCGCTACACCGCGCGCGGCATCCCGACGATGCCCGAACAGATCATGGTCACGACCGGCGCGATGGGCGCCATCGACGCGATCTGCCACCTGTTCGCACCGCGCGGTGAGCGCATCGCCGTCGAGTCCCCGTCGTACGCCAACATCCTTCAGCTGATGCGAGAGACGGGCGCCCGTCTCGTCCCCGTCGCCATGTCCGAGGGGCTCGAGGGCTGGGACATGGACCGCTGGCGGCAGGTGCTGCGCGACGCGGCGCCCCGGCTCGCCTACGTGGTCGCGGACTTCCACAACCCCACGGGCGCCCTCGCCTCCGAGGATCAGCGACGCAAGCTGGTCGACGCCGCGCGCTCCGCGGGCACGGTCCTCGTCGTCGACGAGACCATGATCGAGCTGCAGCTCGACGACGACCTGGCGATGCCACGTCCCGTCTGCGGCTTCGACCCGGCCGGCTCGACCGTCATCACCGTCGGCTCGGCGAGCAAGGCCTTCTGGGCGGGCATGCGCATCGGCTGGGTACGGGCCGCGCCCGACGTGATCCGCAGCCTGGTGTCCGCCCGCGCGTACGCCGACATGGGCACCCCCGTCCTGGAACAGCTGGCCGTGAACTGGCTCCTGTCCACCGGCGGCTGGGAGTCCGCCGTGCAGGTGCGCAGGGCCCAGGCACGCGAGAACCGCGACGCGCTGGTCGACGCGGTCCGCCGCGAGCTGCCGGGATGGGAGTTCGCCGTACCGGCGGGCGGCCTCACCCTGTGGGCGCGGGCCGGCGGCCTCTCCGGCTCCCGCATCGCCGAGGTGGGCGAACGGGTCGGGGTCAGGGTCCCGTCGGGGCCGCGCTTCGGCGTGGACGGAGCCTTCGAGGGGTATGTGCGGCTGCCGTTCACCGTGGGAGGCGCGGTGGCCGAGGAAGCGGCGGTGCGCCTGGCCGCGGCCGCGCGCCTGGTGGAGACGGGCGCGGGCACGGGGGTGGAGACGCCGCGGGCCTTCGTGGCCTGA
- a CDS encoding polyprenol monophosphomannose synthase, which yields MNDGGGVSETGDQGRQFGPLGLALVIIPTYNEAENIQSIVGRVRLAVPEAHVLIADDNSPDGTGKIADELVADDDHVHVLHRKGKEGLGAAYLAGFQWGLDNGYGVLVEMDADGSHQPEELPRLLTALKGADLVLGSRWVPGGRIVNWPKYREMISRGGSTYSRLMLDVPIRDVTGGYRAFRRETLEGIGLGEVASQGYCFQVDLARRAIKTGFHVVEVPITFVEREHGDSKMSQDIVAEALWRVTAWGVGERVGRVGRALGRKDAEGAQETPKDGKKL from the coding sequence GTGAACGACGGCGGTGGGGTCTCCGAAACCGGTGACCAGGGGAGGCAGTTCGGCCCGCTCGGCCTGGCCCTGGTGATCATTCCGACCTACAACGAGGCGGAGAACATCCAGTCCATCGTCGGCCGTGTCCGGCTCGCCGTGCCCGAGGCGCACGTCCTCATCGCCGACGACAACAGCCCCGACGGCACCGGCAAGATCGCCGATGAGCTCGTGGCCGACGACGACCACGTCCACGTACTGCACCGCAAGGGCAAGGAAGGCCTCGGCGCGGCCTATCTCGCGGGCTTCCAGTGGGGCCTGGACAACGGCTACGGAGTGCTCGTCGAGATGGACGCCGACGGCTCCCACCAGCCCGAGGAGCTGCCCCGGCTGCTCACCGCGCTCAAGGGCGCCGACCTCGTCCTCGGCTCGCGCTGGGTGCCGGGCGGGCGGATCGTCAACTGGCCCAAGTACCGCGAGATGATCTCGCGCGGCGGCAGCACGTACTCCCGGCTGATGCTCGACGTGCCGATCCGCGACGTCACCGGCGGCTACCGCGCCTTCCGCCGCGAGACCCTCGAAGGCATCGGCCTCGGCGAGGTCGCGTCGCAGGGCTACTGCTTCCAGGTCGACCTGGCGCGCCGCGCGATCAAGACCGGCTTCCACGTCGTCGAGGTACCCATCACCTTCGTCGAGCGGGAGCACGGCGACAGCAAGATGAGCCAGGACATCGTCGCCGAGGCGCTGTGGCGCGTCACGGCGTGGGGCGTGGGGGAGCGCGTGGGCCGTGTGGGCCGCGCTCTGGGCCGCAAGGACGCGGAAGGTGCGCAGGAGACCCCGAAGGACGGCAAGAAGCTCTGA
- a CDS encoding MFS transporter, translating into MGTDTVRAARPPDESAAGRRREQRGWYVYDWACSVYSTSVLTVFLGPYLTEIAKSAADGDGYVHPLGIPVSAGSFFAYAVSASVIMSVFAMPLAAAAADRTGRKKPLLAVAAYLGSAATAGMFFLDGDRYLLGGFLLIVANASLAVSMVLYNSYLPQIAPPEERDAVSSRGWAFGYASGALVLVANLVLFLAHDTFGVSESTAVRICLASAGVWWGAFTLVPLRRLRDRKAPPSEASARGLRQLAATVRDMRRHPHTLSFLLAYLVYNDGVQTVISQASVYGSEELGLDQSTLIVAVLLVQVLAVAGALAMGRLARTYGAKRTILGSLVAWTVTIGAGFFLPAGAPVWFFVLAAGIGLVLGGSQALSRSLFSHLVPAGKEAEYFSAYEISDRGMAWLGPLIFGLTYQLTGSYRNAIVSLVVFFVIGFVLLARVPVRRAIRDAGNSVPARI; encoded by the coding sequence GTGGGAACCGACACCGTGCGGGCAGCGCGACCGCCCGACGAGAGCGCCGCCGGGCGACGGCGGGAGCAGCGCGGCTGGTACGTCTACGACTGGGCGTGCTCGGTCTACTCGACGAGCGTCCTGACGGTGTTCCTCGGCCCGTACCTGACGGAGATCGCCAAGTCGGCCGCGGACGGCGACGGATACGTCCATCCGCTGGGCATCCCGGTCAGCGCCGGGTCGTTCTTCGCGTACGCGGTCTCGGCGTCGGTGATCATGTCGGTCTTCGCCATGCCGCTTGCGGCGGCCGCCGCCGACCGCACGGGCCGTAAGAAGCCGCTCCTCGCGGTGGCCGCCTACCTGGGGTCCGCGGCGACGGCGGGCATGTTCTTCCTGGACGGCGACCGCTATCTTCTCGGTGGCTTCCTCCTGATCGTCGCCAATGCCTCGCTCGCCGTCTCGATGGTGCTCTACAACTCCTATCTGCCGCAGATCGCCCCTCCCGAGGAGCGCGACGCGGTCTCCTCGCGCGGCTGGGCGTTCGGTTACGCGTCGGGCGCGCTCGTCCTGGTGGCGAACCTGGTCCTGTTCCTGGCCCATGACACCTTCGGTGTCTCGGAGTCGACCGCCGTGCGCATCTGTCTGGCGTCGGCCGGCGTGTGGTGGGGCGCCTTCACGCTCGTACCGCTACGGCGGCTCCGTGACCGCAAGGCGCCACCTTCGGAGGCGTCGGCACGCGGCTTGCGGCAGCTGGCGGCGACCGTGCGCGACATGCGCCGCCATCCGCACACCCTGTCCTTCCTGCTCGCCTACCTCGTCTACAACGACGGCGTGCAGACGGTGATCTCCCAGGCGTCCGTCTACGGCTCCGAGGAGCTCGGCCTCGACCAGTCCACGCTGATCGTCGCGGTCCTCCTCGTACAGGTGCTCGCGGTGGCGGGTGCGCTCGCCATGGGGCGCCTCGCACGGACGTACGGCGCCAAACGGACCATCCTCGGCTCGCTGGTGGCGTGGACGGTGACGATCGGGGCCGGGTTCTTCCTGCCCGCAGGCGCGCCGGTGTGGTTCTTCGTGCTCGCCGCGGGGATCGGCCTGGTGCTCGGCGGTTCGCAGGCGCTCTCGCGTTCCCTGTTCTCGCATCTGGTGCCCGCGGGCAAGGAGGCCGAGTACTTCTCGGCGTACGAGATCAGCGATCGCGGCATGGCCTGGCTCGGGCCGCTGATCTTCGGCCTCACGTACCAGCTCACCGGGAGCTACCGGAACGCGATCGTCTCGCTCGTGGTCTTCTTCGTGATCGGTTTCGTCCTGCTCGCGCGGGTACCCGTACGGCGCGCGATCCGCGACGCGGGAAATTCCGTACCCGCCAGGATTTAG
- a CDS encoding phosphotransferase family protein: MATAPRPRTTTRDPEELARRLTAWLAARLPGAKATGVRVPESNGMSSETLLFDIEHPEPPLRACALRVAADPAAYTIFPVYDLPRQHRTMRLVAERTDLPVPRVLWLEEDPGPLGAPFFVMERVEGRVPPDVMPYTYEGNWLHSASEAERAHLEEASIRLIAHLHDQVPVAEAEFLALPGDGSPLRRHVAAQRAYYDWVVDGLPRSPLIESAFDRLEAWWPDVEGEPVLNWGDARIGNVIYDGFDPAAVLDWEMAALAPREVDLGWMVYLHRFFQDLTVSFGQEGLPGFLRRDHIEERYTRLTGHTPRSMDFHTLYAALRHAIVMLRVAYRQVHFGEAAVPDDPDTLILHHASLAAMVQGSYW, encoded by the coding sequence ATGGCGACAGCACCCCGCCCCCGCACCACCACCCGTGACCCGGAGGAACTCGCGCGCAGGCTCACCGCCTGGCTCGCCGCGCGGCTGCCCGGCGCCAAGGCCACCGGCGTGCGCGTCCCCGAGTCCAACGGCATGTCGAGCGAGACCCTCCTCTTCGACATCGAGCACCCCGAACCGCCCCTGCGGGCCTGCGCGTTGCGCGTGGCGGCGGACCCGGCGGCGTACACGATCTTCCCGGTCTACGACCTGCCGCGGCAGCACCGCACGATGCGGCTCGTCGCCGAGCGCACCGACCTGCCCGTGCCGCGCGTGCTGTGGCTGGAGGAAGACCCGGGGCCGCTCGGCGCGCCCTTCTTCGTCATGGAGCGGGTCGAGGGCCGCGTGCCGCCGGACGTCATGCCCTATACGTACGAAGGGAACTGGCTGCACTCCGCGAGCGAAGCCGAACGCGCGCACCTGGAGGAAGCGTCGATCCGGCTGATCGCCCACCTCCACGACCAAGTCCCCGTCGCGGAGGCCGAGTTCCTTGCCCTGCCCGGCGACGGCAGCCCACTGCGCCGCCACGTGGCAGCCCAACGCGCCTACTACGACTGGGTGGTCGACGGCCTGCCCCGCTCGCCCCTCATCGAGAGCGCCTTCGACCGCCTCGAAGCGTGGTGGCCGGACGTCGAGGGTGAGCCCGTCCTCAACTGGGGTGACGCGCGCATCGGGAACGTCATCTACGACGGCTTCGACCCCGCGGCCGTACTGGACTGGGAGATGGCGGCGCTCGCACCGCGCGAGGTCGACCTCGGCTGGATGGTCTACCTGCACCGCTTCTTCCAGGACCTGACGGTGAGCTTCGGGCAGGAGGGCCTGCCCGGCTTCCTGCGCCGCGACCACATCGAGGAGCGCTACACCCGACTCACCGGCCACACGCCCCGGTCGATGGACTTCCACACGCTGTACGCGGCGCTACGGCACGCCATCGTGATGCTGCGCGTCGCCTACCGCCAGGTGCACTTCGGCGAGGCCGCGGTCCCCGACGACCCGGACACGCTGATCCTGCACCACGCCAGCCTGGCGGCCATGGTGCAGGGCAGCTATTGGTAG
- a CDS encoding HEAT repeat domain-containing protein, with protein sequence MFEPVIAPSGTLLGLLQRGRGDGTLHALTAPRSEALAALETCVLHDPRHDWQVENRSLYYARLYLDLRGGIEEIERHLFDAEDVLNTDDSRTGLALAVLGHLASYGRHDALELLRRYAAFGTNWAWALDELALRDDDAGLRALAVPVLARFSTDAEGEAELAAAVRDAYEPRPWRLWEEDPREGVGARVRAAREQGSFDRWQRQMRPSGPRPGWSVQAVFDWAQEGLERGAVLHVPAARCLSAVAGPDDRAEILRAARDGSDGARGTALRYLADTHDPDVFDLIEHAVQSPSRAVADAATESFERMRSVAAIERARRWAQRPDALGAAAGRVLACRGGAQDSKLVLAALREAVRGEGPDAPTLWTLVDGAGRLGIACAAPVLRHVYRETASSHLRGRAARALAATDPSFAAGFAVECLWDCEESTREVAARHAETGDARVVTQLRRLAADPAEEDEVQTAVRSRIDPDAAEV encoded by the coding sequence ATGTTCGAACCGGTCATAGCGCCCAGCGGTACGCTGCTCGGCCTGCTGCAGCGGGGCCGCGGCGACGGCACGCTGCACGCACTCACCGCACCCCGCTCCGAGGCGCTCGCCGCCCTCGAGACCTGCGTGCTCCACGATCCACGCCACGACTGGCAGGTGGAGAACCGCTCCCTGTACTACGCCAGGCTCTACCTCGATCTCCGCGGCGGGATCGAGGAGATCGAGCGGCATCTCTTCGACGCCGAGGACGTCCTGAACACGGACGACTCACGCACCGGCCTCGCCCTCGCCGTCCTGGGCCATCTCGCTTCGTACGGCAGGCACGACGCCCTCGAACTGCTGCGTCGGTACGCCGCGTTCGGCACCAACTGGGCCTGGGCCCTGGACGAACTGGCGCTGCGTGACGACGACGCGGGCCTGCGAGCCCTCGCCGTGCCCGTGCTCGCCAGGTTCTCCACGGACGCCGAGGGCGAGGCCGAACTGGCCGCCGCCGTGCGCGACGCCTACGAACCGCGGCCCTGGCGACTGTGGGAGGAGGACCCGCGGGAGGGCGTCGGAGCCCGCGTGCGCGCCGCGCGGGAGCAGGGTTCCTTCGACCGCTGGCAGCGACAGATGCGACCCTCGGGGCCACGCCCCGGCTGGAGCGTCCAGGCCGTCTTCGACTGGGCGCAGGAAGGGCTCGAACGCGGCGCCGTCCTGCACGTGCCCGCCGCCCGCTGCCTGAGCGCCGTCGCCGGGCCCGACGACCGCGCCGAGATCCTCCGGGCCGCGCGCGACGGCTCCGACGGGGCGCGCGGCACGGCCCTGCGCTACCTCGCCGATACGCACGACCCCGATGTGTTCGACCTGATTGAGCACGCTGTGCAGAGCCCTTCCCGGGCCGTCGCGGACGCCGCGACCGAGTCCTTCGAACGGATGCGCAGCGTCGCCGCCATCGAGCGGGCCCGCCGCTGGGCCCAGCGGCCCGACGCGCTCGGCGCCGCCGCGGGACGGGTACTCGCCTGCAGGGGCGGCGCCCAGGACAGCAAGCTCGTACTCGCCGCGCTCCGCGAGGCCGTCCGTGGCGAAGGCCCGGACGCGCCGACTCTCTGGACCCTCGTCGACGGCGCCGGACGGCTCGGCATCGCCTGCGCGGCCCCCGTCCTTCGCCACGTCTACCGCGAGACCGCCTCCTCCCACCTCCGTGGCCGCGCCGCTCGCGCACTCGCCGCCACCGACCCCTCCTTCGCCGCCGGATTCGCCGTCGAATGCCTGTGGGACTGCGAGGAGTCCACCCGCGAGGTCGCCGCCCGGCACGCGGAGACCGGTGACGCGCGCGTGGTCACCCAGCTCAGAAGGCTCGCCGCGGACCCCGCCGAGGAGGACGAGGTGCAGACCGCGGTCCGCAGCAGAATCGACCCCGACGCGGCCGAGGTGTAA
- a CDS encoding RNA polymerase-binding protein RbpA: MSERALRGTRLVVTSYETDRGIDLAPRQAVEYACQNGHRFEMPFSVEAEIPPEWECKVCGAQALLVDGDGPEEKKGKPARTHWDMLMERRTREELEEVLEERLAVLRSGAMNIAVHPRDSRKSA; this comes from the coding sequence ATGAGTGAGCGAGCTCTTCGCGGCACGCGCCTCGTGGTGACCAGCTACGAGACCGACCGCGGCATCGACTTGGCTCCGCGCCAGGCCGTGGAGTACGCATGCCAGAACGGACATCGTTTTGAGATGCCCTTCTCGGTAGAGGCGGAGATTCCGCCGGAGTGGGAGTGCAAGGTCTGCGGGGCCCAGGCACTCCTCGTAGACGGCGACGGACCTGAAGAGAAGAAGGGGAAGCCTGCGCGTACGCACTGGGACATGCTCATGGAGCGCCGTACTCGAGAGGAACTCGAGGAGGTCCTGGAGGAGCGCCTCGCGGTTCTCCGTTCAGGAGCCATGAACATCGCGGTGCATCCGCGGGACAGCCGCAAGTCCGCCTGA
- a CDS encoding glycerophosphodiester phosphodiesterase gives MTTHVRHPYLDHPGPLAFAHRGGAADGLENTSAAFRRAVGLGYRYIETDVHATSDGRLVAFHDATLDRVTDTAGKIADLPWSAVRHARVAGSEPVPLFEELLETFPDVRWNVDVKAEPALLPLLDLLRRTGAWDRVCVGSFSEARVARAQRLAGPRLATSFGTRGVAALRLHSYGVPAVVRRSAVCAQVPETHGGIRVVDHRFVRAAHARGLQVHVWTVNDAERMAALLDLGVDGIISDHIETLRDVLKDRGAWA, from the coding sequence GTGACCACGCACGTACGCCATCCCTATCTCGACCACCCCGGCCCGCTCGCCTTCGCCCATCGCGGCGGGGCGGCGGACGGCCTGGAGAACACCTCCGCCGCGTTCCGGCGCGCGGTCGGCCTGGGGTACCGCTACATCGAGACGGATGTGCACGCCACGTCGGACGGCCGCCTCGTGGCGTTCCACGACGCGACGCTCGACCGGGTGACGGACACGGCAGGGAAGATCGCCGACCTCCCGTGGAGCGCCGTGCGCCACGCGCGCGTGGCGGGCAGTGAGCCGGTGCCCCTCTTCGAAGAGCTCCTGGAGACCTTCCCCGACGTCCGCTGGAACGTGGACGTCAAGGCCGAGCCCGCCCTGCTCCCGCTCCTGGACCTGCTGCGCCGCACCGGCGCCTGGGACCGCGTGTGCGTCGGCTCGTTCTCCGAGGCGCGCGTGGCCCGCGCCCAGCGGCTCGCGGGCCCGCGCCTGGCCACCTCGTTCGGTACGCGGGGAGTGGCGGCCCTGCGGTTGCACTCGTACGGCGTCCCCGCCGTCGTGCGTCGCTCCGCGGTATGTGCGCAGGTGCCCGAGACGCACGGCGGCATCAGGGTGGTGGACCACCGCTTCGTCCGCGCGGCCCACGCGCGCGGGCTCCAGGTGCACGTGTGGACCGTCAACGACGCCGAACGCATGGCCGCTCTACTCGATCTCGGTGTAGATGGCATCATCTCTGATCACATCGAGACGCTGCGCGACGTGCTGAAGGACCGGGGAGCCTGGGCCTGA
- a CDS encoding amidohydrolase → MSESTTPQNGPQGHRTVLLRGGEVHSPADPFATAMVVERGHVAWVGSEGAADAFAGGVDEVIDLEGALVTPAFTDAHVHTTSTGLALTGLDLTGTRSLDDALALVRAHAAARPHDRVLLGHGWDAARWAGGRPPTRAELDEATGGRPLYLTRIDVHSAVVTTALLDLVPGVTGRTGYHPDAPLTADAHHAVRAAAFGALTPHQRTEAQRAALRRAASLGIGSVHECAGPEISSEDDLTGLLRLAADEAGPRVVGYWAQQGEEGVARAKELGAVGAAGDLFVDGALGSHTACLHEPYADSGHTGTAYLDAAAVAEHVIACTEAGVQAGFHAIGDAAVTAVVEGIRAASEKVGLARVRAARHRVEHAEMLTPETIAAFAELGLTASVQPAFDALWGGDDGMYVQRLGAERARTLNPYAALLRTGVPLAFGSDSPVTPLDPWGAVRAAAFHRTLEHRVSVRAAFTAHTRGGWRAIGRDDAGVLVPGAPADYAVWRTSELVVQAPDDRVARWSTDPRSGTPGLPDLTPGAELPVCLRTVVFGKTVYVRPDE, encoded by the coding sequence ATGAGCGAGAGCACCACCCCCCAGAACGGGCCTCAGGGCCACCGCACCGTGCTGCTGCGCGGTGGAGAGGTCCACAGCCCCGCCGATCCGTTCGCCACGGCCATGGTCGTCGAACGCGGGCACGTCGCCTGGGTGGGATCCGAGGGCGCCGCCGACGCGTTCGCCGGGGGCGTGGACGAGGTCATCGACCTCGAAGGAGCGCTCGTCACCCCGGCGTTCACCGATGCGCATGTGCACACCACGTCGACCGGCCTCGCCCTGACGGGACTCGATCTGACGGGCACCCGCTCCCTCGACGACGCGCTCGCTCTCGTACGCGCGCACGCGGCGGCCCGGCCGCACGACCGCGTCCTGCTCGGCCACGGCTGGGACGCGGCCCGCTGGGCGGGCGGCCGTCCGCCCACGCGCGCGGAACTCGACGAGGCGACCGGTGGCCGTCCCCTCTATCTCACCCGCATCGACGTCCACTCGGCGGTCGTCACCACGGCGCTGCTCGACCTCGTCCCCGGCGTCACCGGGCGCACCGGCTATCACCCGGACGCGCCGCTGACCGCGGACGCCCACCACGCGGTGCGCGCCGCGGCGTTCGGCGCCCTCACCCCGCACCAGCGCACCGAGGCCCAGCGTGCGGCGCTGCGGCGGGCCGCGTCCCTCGGCATCGGCTCCGTGCACGAGTGCGCGGGCCCCGAGATCTCCAGCGAGGACGACCTGACGGGGCTGCTTCGCCTGGCCGCCGACGAGGCCGGGCCGCGCGTCGTCGGCTACTGGGCGCAGCAGGGCGAGGAAGGCGTCGCCCGTGCAAAGGAACTGGGTGCGGTCGGCGCCGCGGGTGATCTCTTCGTCGACGGAGCCCTCGGCTCGCACACCGCCTGCCTGCACGAGCCGTACGCCGACTCCGGCCACACCGGCACCGCTTATCTGGACGCGGCCGCCGTCGCCGAACATGTCATCGCCTGCACCGAGGCAGGGGTCCAGGCGGGATTCCACGCCATCGGCGACGCCGCGGTGACCGCCGTGGTCGAGGGCATCCGCGCCGCCTCCGAGAAGGTCGGCCTGGCCCGCGTCCGCGCCGCGAGGCACCGCGTCGAGCACGCCGAGATGCTCACCCCGGAGACGATCGCCGCCTTCGCCGAACTGGGCCTCACCGCCTCCGTGCAGCCTGCCTTCGACGCACTGTGGGGCGGCGACGACGGTATGTACGTCCAGCGCCTGGGCGCCGAACGGGCCCGCACCCTCAACCCGTACGCGGCCCTCCTGCGCACCGGCGTCCCGCTCGCCTTCGGCTCCGACAGCCCCGTCACCCCGCTCGACCCCTGGGGGGCCGTCCGCGCCGCAGCGTTCCACCGGACGCTTGAGCACCGTGTGTCGGTGCGCGCCGCGTTCACCGCCCACACCAGGGGCGGCTGGCGGGCGATCGGCCGGGACGACGCGGGCGTCCTGGTGCCGGGTGCGCCCGCCGACTACGCCGTCTGGCGGACCTCGGAGCTCGTGGTCCAGGCCCCGGACGACCGCGTCGCACGCTGGTCGACCGATCCGCGCTCCGGCACGCCCGGCCTGCCCGACCTGACCCCGGGCGCCGAACTCCCCGTCTGTCTGCGCACGGTGGTCTTCGGAAAGACGGTGTATGTACGGCCGGACGAGTGA
- a CDS encoding Lrp/AsnC family transcriptional regulator gives MEELDRQIVQLLVKDGRMSYTDLGKATGLSTSAVHQRVRRLEQRGVIRGYAAVVDAEAVGLPLTAFISVKPFDPSAPDDIAERLAGVPEIEACHSVAGDENYILKVRVATPLELEHLLSRLRALAGVSTRTTVVLSTPYEARPPQV, from the coding sequence ATGGAGGAGCTGGACCGACAGATCGTGCAGCTGCTCGTCAAGGACGGGCGGATGAGCTACACCGACCTGGGCAAGGCCACGGGCCTGTCCACATCGGCCGTGCACCAGCGGGTGCGCCGCCTTGAGCAGCGCGGAGTCATCCGCGGCTATGCCGCCGTCGTGGACGCGGAGGCCGTCGGCCTGCCGCTCACGGCGTTCATCTCGGTGAAGCCGTTCGACCCCAGCGCGCCCGACGACATCGCCGAACGCCTCGCGGGCGTCCCGGAGATCGAGGCATGCCACAGCGTGGCGGGCGACGAGAACTACATCCTCAAGGTACGGGTGGCGACCCCACTCGAACTGGAGCATCTCCTGAGCCGCCTGCGCGCACTCGCCGGCGTCTCCACGCGCACGACGGTCGTGCTCTCCACGCCGTACGAGGCCCGGCCCCCGCAGGTCTGA